From Aegilops tauschii subsp. strangulata cultivar AL8/78 chromosome 5, Aet v6.0, whole genome shotgun sequence:
CGGGAAGGTTAGGGGCGTCAAAGATCTTGCAGACACGCTGCTCGCCTTTGCCTTTCCTCAGCATCAACCGGATGGTGGCTGCATGCGCCAGCACGTGGCCTCCCGCCGGCTTTTTGGGGTCAGTGATGAACATACCACCACCTGGGTCCGCAATCACTGGAACAAGGAAAGAACTTATATGATTTGAGATCCACGAATATAAGGAGCTCTTTCTTGGAACAGACAGGATAGATTGGAAAGCACACCTTGGTTGGTGATGTACACTGCAACATTGAACTCCTCAGCAATCTTTGTAAGGCGGGACAGCATTTGTGCCAGCTTTTGCTGCAGTTCCAGAGCACATCACTTAAAGCAAGTGTATAAAATGCAAGCAGCATTCGACTACTTCATGAGTTGCTTGATTTTTTCATGTAGTTAGCTAGTTACAGTAGAATACCTGACGCTCTGCAAGTTCACCCCTACCACTGAAATCAACACGGAACAGCGCAATCACAGAATCCACGATCTATCATTTCCAAGTCAAACAAAGAACACATGAGCACAGTTGAGATCTATCAACTTGTAAATTTACATGGCAGCAAAGTCATGCGTACCAGAAGCCTGAAAGGCTCTTCAGCCATCTTGGCAGCAAGGCCCAGGAGTAAGTTGTACTGGTGCTCATAGGTGTAGGCACGAGCATATATGATCTAAAACAGAAAGATCACAAATTAAACAAAGATCTCGATCTATTCTTCCTTAAATGGGTTATAAGAGAGATGTAAAAGGACCCATACATTGTCAAGAACAGCATTGGCATCCATCCCAAATCTCTCAGCAATTGGCACAATGCGTTCAGGCCGGCTGATAACTCCGTTAAGGGAACAGTTTCGAGAAATACAGGAATGTAAATGAATTCATCGAACAAATCAGCTATAGGTATTACTAAGGAATTCAAAGGATACAATGTTCCCTCAGTGTCAATGTAGGCAACCTTCCCGTTCCCACCATGCATGTGGAGTGGAAGCTGTTATACATTTGATTAAACATGGAGAGTTATTCATGGATTCTGTTCTAGTGAGGTTTCATCGATAAAATACAAGGCAGGAAATGGACCTGAGTGGAGACACAAAGAGTATGAGCCAACTGGGTCTTCCCTGACCTGCAAGACAAAGTAAATAATATGGATTTTAACGCTAGAAAGTTGGAATTGAGAAATGGTTGAGTAACAAATGTGCTTTGGAAATCAACATTACAACTGTGCTCAATAATAAGAGCAGGTGCGTGTTGCATCAGGGAAATAGTGATAGTAATATTGATGTAGATTTGTTTGAGTTTTGGCATGCAACATGTATCCAGTATTCAATGTTAGCATCACAGCAACCATGCTTTCGAATTCTTATATGCACTACCATCAATACCTCTGGAAGACTAGACAGTAGAAAAGGAGGTGAAAGAAGCTTATGAGAGTTTTAGCACCATGTACTAAAAAATTACTAGGACTAGCTACTGCCAAATATGGCACAAATCATACATAACAGAGCTACAACTAATAGGCGGTCCCTGCAAAAAAAGAAGAAACCAAGAAGAAAATGGTAACGGGAACATTTACTCACCGGAACTCTCCAAATGCCTCTGTGATACAGAGTGTTTCAATCCCTCCTTCAAATTACGCAAATATTTGAATAGGTTAGAGCATAACATCAGGAATAATCAGAACAGAATCAAGGATGACATATGTTACCTCCAAGCAGCTCATCAAGCGTTTGGCTCCCAGTGGTAATCCGGACAACAGACTTTCGCTTCAATATACGGAAAAGTAAATCAAACAACCGGGCAGTACACAGGTGGAGTAATGAAAGCACTCAAGCAGATTCCAAAAACAAACTATTATTTACAGTAAGTTTAGCATAGTAGCACTATGGCCAAAACAGTACTAAACTGTATGATCGTCCTTAATCAGTAGCTTAGCTCCTAAACCTCACCTTAATAAGGAGATCACTTCCTGTCATGAAACCCTGACTCTGAAAATCAAATAGTACACAAACTTCAGAAGATTCTATCGCATAGCACAGATGGCACAGAGGTTGTAAACCAGAATCAATGCAAAGAGAATAATATGGCACAGAAGTTCTAAACCAGAATCAATGCAAAGATGATAACAATCATACCAGAAGTTTTTCAGCAGCCTCACAGATCTTATCAACCTTCGCTTCAGACAAGCCCTTAATCCCTGTAAGGCTCTGCAAGATGAATCCGTACATTGATACTGAAACAACATCAATCATGTGTTGAAACTTGAATACATAAAGCTACTAATAACAGTCATGTGTCGTGCACCAGAAATCAACTTCAGCATGCAACCACAAATTTTAGGGAGAATGCGTGCAGATTTAGGCTCTGAAGGGATTTTGACCTTCTTGGTGTGCATCATCAGCCCATTGCAAGTGTAGATCCCCGCATCCTGCAGCTTCTTCACGTCTCCTGAGTTTATTCCCTGCGAGATCACTGTTTGGACGAGTGATTAGTTACAGCGTTACAAGGAATGTTACGGCTTAGGATTCAAATTCATGGCAATGAACAAAGTGCACGACGAACCAATTGGATCACGCAAACAAAACACAAGCGCGGATCACATCTAGGCAAATGTTTAAAGTAAACTTGCTAAACTCGCGGAAGCTACCCGTAATTATGGAACAGAACAGGTGAACATTCAGAAAAAAAAAGTGGAACAGATAAGGAAGACAGGCTTAAAACCCTACGCCTCGAAGTGCAGGAAAACGCGTCCGTAATTGGTCCAAGTTTCCACAGAAAACCCACGCGATTGAACTGTATCTAGTTTCGAATTCGAAAGGATTCTACAGCCAGTGATCGCTACGGCAGATTAAACGCATGGCAGCTCAAAATTGGGGCTAAATTCAGACTAATTCGTGGAGAAAAAACGGCACCACACAGCGATTAGCACAAACTAGCCGGTAAAGAGAAATCAAGTGGGGGGCATCAACAAAGCTGCACGAAATTAGGCTACCAAAGGGCGCTAGTTAATCCCCAGATTGCACGACATAGGGGAGAAAATCAAAACCAACGCAACAGGAGCACACGACCACGCGCTGCACGCACCAAAAACCAACCAAATGTGGAGGCTAAGCGAAATCCGCACCAAATCCATCTCCAAACAGCACGAAATTGCGACCGAAACGCGCGAACTTAGAGGCGGAAGCACCCGGGACGCAACGGTGAGCAGGCCTAACCCCCACGCGCCGACACGCGCGCGACGCAGGCACACGAACAAGCAAGTAAATGCAGCACCGGAGACGGGGCGGCGGGAGGGTTTGGAGAGGAGAGGGGTTGGAGGCGGCGAACGTACACTTGTCGATGGACTCGaagcactcctcctcctcctccacccggTCGGCCTCCATGAGCTGGAGCTGCCCGCCCTCGTCGTACTGCTTGGACGGCGCCATCCCGCGTGTCCGCCTGCGTCAGAGGAGAAGGTGTCAGGAGCGAGCACTGGGACACGCGAGCGAAGACGGCGAGTGGAAGCGGTGGAGGAGGACGAGACCTGTAAGAGGCGGAGGTTCGCGTGCTGCTGGAGGAGAAGTGGGGCGGAGGCTGGGGGAGAGGGGAGGTTTGGGAAGCGCAGGTGCGGGTGGAATGTGGATCACTGCGGCTGCGACGAGGTGGGGGTTATTTGAAGGCCTCGCACGAGGAACTTGTGAGCCGTAACACCAAGCCCACGCTCGTTGCTGCTGCCAGCTAAGCCTTTTACGGCCcattcaaaattcaaaattttgaacagGACGCCGACGTGCCAATCAAGCAATCTAGTAAGAACCGCTTTGATTCTTAACCCGGTTGATATACCAACTCTTTTGTAAAAGGTGTTCCCTCTTGTTAAGGTGATGGCCTTGCAATAAAAAGTATTTTGATGTTAAAATAAAAGTGTACCCTCTCGTTAGGTAACTAGCAAACATGCATGTGTGTTGCAATTGGAGAAAAACACACGCTCCTAAAACCCAATATGCATGGTGATGGGAATGTACATGAAGGAGAATTGTGAGTTCGGCCAACCAATCTTTGCAAACGGCTAACAAACTTATGCATTGTATAATTTGCGGGTTAGGTTAAAGACAATCACCTACAAAGAAAAGGGGTTAAAGACAATCATCTCTAAcagaaatgaaaaaaataaactCAACATAGGAATAAAAAGACATACAAAAGATAACAAAATTGAAATTACCGAAGCATAATTTCTTCTGCCAATGCAAGGTATTATTTCTCGCCTTCATTTCATTATCAGAAGAATGAATATTTCAGATTTAATACATCTTTCAATAGGAATAGTGTGTACTATAATCAAGCATGTGCTAGGTTGTCACTGACAAAGCATACTGCGGTACTATAATCCAGTATAGACATGGTTGACTGCCATCCTTAGGTTTATAGTGTGCGTATATCTCAACAAACAAACCAAATATAAGTGCAAAAGATATAGATTATCAACCATAACAGAAGGTTAGTATACAATGCAGATTAAGCATTATACACATAATAAAAATGTCGTATATGCAACATTTCTATTGAGTTACTAACATCATACAATAAAAATGTTGTATACATCGGCTGTCcatgcatgtatgcttctgttgtGTGTGTGCTAACCACGAAATCTCGTCGTATAGATTTACTCTTTCCTCTTCTGTTGTGATATATGCAAGGCTCTCCATCACAATTGAACCTTTGCATGTTGTTGCGCTTCAATTCATGGTTAGCTACAATTTGCTCAATTCTAGCTTCCTTTTGTTCTGGCTGCATATTTGCATATTTTCTGCCTTTCTTGTGCGCATTTTTTTCCCTTTTGTGTTGGCTCCATGTTTGCATTTTTCTTCCTTCCTTGTGTGCTTTTTGTGCAACTGGGTGGAATCTTTAATTGTTTTATTTCGTTGATAGGTTTCACGACGTCTTTTTAGTTTTTCCTATTTTTCTTCATTGGTTATCCGTGCATGCCACTCTCAATCCTTTTCCTTTCTGTTATTTGGTATCAGTGACTGTAGATTGCGATCCAAATTTCTTGCTTGCATGAGAGTTTTTTATATGTATGCATCCATTGTTAATAAAAGAAACTAAATAGTTTTTATAGAGTGTCCGGTTTTTCCTAAAGCAAATGTGTTAATTGTATGGAATAGCGCATGTTCCTGTTTATTTGTTTTGTTTATGTGCTTAATTAGACAACTTGTTGCTTTCCGGATGTACATCGTAGAATGGAATCATTGTTTGTTTCTTCTCTTTGCTTTCTGGTTGTATGTCGTATTGTCGTGGTCGTATGAAACGACGCGTTTTTTTGGGTATATGAGCAAGCGTATGCAGACAACAGGCAAACCTCATCATGCAATGTAAATTCACACTTCCGTTTCTCTTTGCTTCACGTCTAAAATCTGAAATATGTACGATTGTAGCAGTCACTTTTTATTTTCTTGGGTAGCGCATGCAGCAACGGCAAAACCTGCATCATGACGCAACCGTGAATCACGTCCGTCAGTTTGCTTCCTTATTTCTGAAATCACATGCCTGTCATTTCGTTCCTTAaaatcctctctctctctctctttccttcCTTAGCCTCTGACGCAACTTGAATCACATTCGTTTCTCTTTGCCTCCTTATTTCTGAAATCACAAGCCTCTCTTTCCTTCCTTAGCTCCTCTCTCTTTCCTTATTCCCAAGACAACTTCTTAACTCCCAGGAAAGTCAATGGCGTATATAAACTGGGTGAATTAGATGTAAAGGGGCGATGTGGGATCATTTAAAACGTGAATTGACCTTCCATTTAACACACAACATAACCTGGCTCGgtgttggaaatattccctagaggcaataatatttgtattattatatttccatattcataATTATAGAGTTTATATTCCATTCTATAACtactatgatcctggaatatgtgattcagtggaaaactcatatccACCTGTGGAGTGGTAACCGGTTAAGTAAAAGGTTTCTAGTCTTGTCTCCAAGagtagctcaagtgttgttggtgatcacgttcttcggatcttaggatatcgttaagtgtaacgatagtcctaaaacaacattgagattatGACGTTGAAAGAACGACCATATTAAATCGACCCAATCTTGTATGTTATGAATTGAGTTAATATTGTTTGTAATCAATTGTAATAACACATAGTGTTAACATGTGAATTTGCTCCTTAGAACATGAGAGTATCGTAGTCACTTCTTACCGTACGGtgggctttggggttgctcaaatgTCACATGTAACACGATGATCATAAAGACAACTTATAGGCTcatcggaaagtttgacaagggactaTATAGCTCGAGACTGAGATTTTGTCCTCCGGCGATGgaagatattcttagggccctctcggtgtgacgaCATTAATTATCGTTTGGTCAGACATAGATGACTtcgtcacggggatgccggaacacaataacgagaaagaagaatAAACCGGTAACAAGGATTTTggtatagtgagcatggtgatgactcgggaggataccgatgcatctcgggttttttgaagtatcgcgaagcaaagggaacatcacatgataaccaaaggttcacttgAATATCATTCATGTgctcatagggatcgatatggacgtcCACGGATTCAAAAAAAAAAGATATGGACGTCCACGATTTCGCTATCGGACATTGAACGAAcggtttcgttcatgtctatgagttaccgaacctatggggtcacaagcttaaggtgaTGATGATATGTGAGTGTTAGTAGGACGGGCGTGACgagaatatatttgtggaattgtttcatttATATTTGGAATAGTTCTAAGAGGATCCGGAAGCGTTTCGGTGTCAGCGGAAGGGTGTCGGTGAATATCGGGTAATACCGGGTATTACCCAtaaatatatataggtggaaaatgtttcccgaatgttaaattatatatataatggtCTAAAAATATTTATAACATTtatatatttaatttaatatcaatAGGCCTTAAAGGGCCAAGTGGTGAAAGGTATTATGGGCCACGAGGGCCCATAAGGAAGTGGCGCCCCCTTGTCATATAGGGCGGCCGAATTGGACGACACCCCAAGGAGGGTCTTTACCTCCTTAGTGGCTGCTACTTGTGAGatgcgttgggatttcctcgaatAGGAGAGGATGAAGCAGTACCGTAGAGATCGGTATtttcctcagttaagaaccaaggttatcaatccagtaggagaaccatacAGAATCTCATTAGCAACACTTGCACACaaaaaagcaaatacttgcacccaatgcaaacaagggggttgtcaatccccccGATGGTAATTTGCAAGGATTAAATCTCATAGTGGTAGGTAATAAgataaattgcaaaacaaaataaaggaaataaaattgtagaaaggtatttttgtgtttttatatatgataaaagtagaccagggggccatagttttcactagaggcttctctctcgagcaCATAGCATACGATGgatgaacaaattattgttggtcaattgatagaaaagcgtaTAATTATGACAATATTCAAGTCAACGATCATGTATATaagcatcatgtccgagacaagtggACCACTATCCAGCATACATCTAGAGTATTGAGTATAAAACAGATTAACGCCTTAAGcaacatgacatgatgtagacaaagtacaCTCAActaatatgaataaaccccatcattttatccttaatgacgacaatacaaatacgtgtcttgtcccctactttgtcactgggatAGAGCAACGCGATATTGAACCCATCACAaggcacctctcccattgcaagataaatcaatctagttgaccaaaccaaaccgatagatcggagagaaatacaaaactataacaatcatgcataataaagttcatggaagactcaattaatattcatgaacaatctgatcataaacccacaattcatcggatccaaacaaacacaccgcaaaagaagtttactgataacccacaagtataggggatcgcaatagttttcgagggtagggtgttcaacccaaatttatttattcgacacaaggggagccaaagaatatttacaagtattagcaactgagttgtcaattcaaccacatctggagaataattatctgcagcaaagtgatcagtagcaaagtagtatgatagttttgatagtagtagcaaaagcaatagtaacggtaacagtgatagcaatgattttgtagaaagtgcaatagtaacagtagcagtagtaacttagcggaaaaaatataagagaaattcccaggcattggatcggtgaattcgttggatgatattcatcatataacagtcataacctagggcgatacggcactagctccagttcacaaatataatgtaggcatgtattccgtaaatagtcatacatgcttatggaaagaacttgcatgacatcttttgtcctaccctcctgtggcagcggggtcctattggaagttaagggatattaaggcctccttttaatagtgaaccggaacaaagcattaacacatcgtgaatatatgaactcctcaaactacggtcatcgccgggaagtgtcccgactattgtcactccggggttgccggatcataacacgtagtaggtgactataacttgccagatcggatctagaacatggatataatggtgataacataaacggctcagatctgaaatcatggcacccaggcctgatatgtctccaacgtatatataatttatgaagtattcatgctgttatattatcattcttggatgttttacaatcattttatagcaactttatatcattttttgggactaacctattgcctagtgcctagtgccagttgctgttttttgcttgtttttacatcgcaggaaatcaatatcaaacggagtccaaacaccgcgaaactttttgtggattttttttatggaccagaagaccaccaatgggccagagcagcacctggagggtgccccgaggggggcacaacccaccagggcgagcctgggggcccaagcgcgcccaagtgggttgtgcccacctcggtagCCTCCCGCACCctctctttaccctataaattcacaaatattccgaaaaccctcggggttaacctagatcagaagtttcaccgccgcaaggctctgtagccaccgaaaaccaatctagaccctttccgacaccctgccggagggggtaatcatcaccggtggccatcttcatgatcccggcggccaccacgatgaggagggagtagtccaccctcggggctgagggtttgtaccagtagctatgtgtttaatctctctctctctctctcgtgttcttgagatgtcacaatcttgatgtatcgcgggctttgttaatatagtcggatcatatggtgttttcctcTCTCTACCTTGTTGTGattaattgagttttccctttgagatttcgttgttatcggattgaatacttttatggatttgagaacacttgatatatggcttgcaattgaatactcgtggtgacaatggggtatcgtattgtcacttgatatatgttttggcactcaacccacggattcccgaggtgacattggggtaatctacacataggggttgatgcacgttcttgtctttgtttctccggtagaaatcttggggcactatttgaagttctttgtgtcgGATTGAGTAtaatgaatctgaatttgctttggtgttattttagtatgaactcttggttagatcgatcggaaagaatagtttgttgttattttagtacgaactctaggatagattgatcggaaagaatcgCTTTGAGGTGGGTTCGTACCCTAAAAACAacttattcttatgttctccgctagataggaactttggagtgactcttcatcgcacgttgagggatggttatatgatccaattatattagcattattgggaggttgcactagtgaaagtatggaccctaggccttattttcaagcattgcaataccgtttttgtgcccgtttactatttgctaccttgctgtttttatttattcagattataaaaatatatttctaccattcatattacacttgtatcaccatctcttcgccgaactagtgcacctatacaaattgccattgtattgggtgtgttggggacacaaaagatttcttgtatttgattgcagggtcgtttgagagagaccatcttcatcttacacttcccacggattgataaactttaggtcatccacttgagggaaaattgctactgtcctacaaaactctgcgcttggaggcccaacatgtgtctacaagaataaagttgcgtagtagacatcaagctcttttctggcgccgttgtcggggagatgAGTGCTTGAaagtatatctttagatcttccaattgaatcttttagtttcttgttttatcactagtttggttcataaaagaaaactacaaaaaaatatggaattgaggttgcatcatattattgatcatctttataatatctttcttgaaaatgatggttcagaaaattgttctcaattgttagaagaagaagtcaataaaatgtttagcacaaaatatttgaatgatgagcatgattgcaatgttgttagtataaattctttgaatatccaaaattctaatgatgattgcacaagtcatgacaaagatgtttcttataagcatgtcaatttttgcggAGTGAATTTTGCAAACCAAAatgggaagatagattttgtaagaagcataaatatttagaaacgagaaagttgcaagagaggctagatgattgtgctgaaatatgtaattttttcgccatccttgtgaactttgcaatgaacatggtcatttaaatctctaatgcaaattctttcatgatcaaatcgtgtccaaaaattgtgataacttgattacccttgagcatcataaatagcttagtcttctttttggggtatgaagaaatgaaacgtataactaagtgttttccaaaatttaatctcgagagatttattgattttgatctagaggaaatttatatgttttgtgcgatcaattgcattgagaatccttatattgccaactacctaa
This genomic window contains:
- the LOC109741384 gene encoding meiotic recombination protein DMC1 homolog B isoform X2 gives rise to the protein MAPSKQYDEGGQLQLMEADRVEEEEECFESIDKLISQGINSGDVKKLQDAGIYTCNGLMMHTKKSLTGIKGLSEAKVDKICEAAEKLLSQGFMTGSDLLIKSVVRITTGSQTLDELLGGGIETLCITEAFGEFRSGKTQLAHTLCVSTQLPLHMHGGNGKVAYIDTEGTFRPERIVPIAERFGMDANAVLDNIIYARAYTYEHQYNLLLGLAAKMAEEPFRLLIVDSVIALFRVDFSGRGELAERQQKLAQMLSRLTKIAEEFNVAVYITNQVIADPGGGMFITDPKKPAGGHVLAHAATIRLMLRKGKGEQRVCKIFDAPNLPEGEAISFCSILLVYCLCAIHCFNLFGC
- the LOC109741384 gene encoding meiotic recombination protein DMC1 homolog B isoform X1, which codes for MAPSKQYDEGGQLQLMEADRVEEEEECFESIDKLISQGINSGDVKKLQDAGIYTCNGLMMHTKKSLTGIKGLSEAKVDKICEAAEKLLSQGFMTGSDLLIKRKSVVRITTGSQTLDELLGGGIETLCITEAFGEFRSGKTQLAHTLCVSTQLPLHMHGGNGKVAYIDTEGTFRPERIVPIAERFGMDANAVLDNIIYARAYTYEHQYNLLLGLAAKMAEEPFRLLIVDSVIALFRVDFSGRGELAERQQKLAQMLSRLTKIAEEFNVAVYITNQVIADPGGGMFITDPKKPAGGHVLAHAATIRLMLRKGKGEQRVCKIFDAPNLPEGEAISFCSILLVYCLCAIHCFNLFGC